In a genomic window of Balaenoptera ricei isolate mBalRic1 chromosome 3, mBalRic1.hap2, whole genome shotgun sequence:
- the CAMLG gene encoding guided entry of tail-anchored proteins factor CAMLG, producing MESVTIATDSGDRPGAPAGSGLSASQRRAELRRRKLLMNSEQRINRIMGFHRPGSGAEEESQTKSKQQDSDKLNSLTIPSVSKRVVLGDSVSTGTTDQQSGVAEVKGTQLGDKLDSFIKPPECSIDVSLELRQRNRGDLTADTVQRGSRHGLEQYLSRFEEAMKLRKQLISEKPNQEDGNTTEEFDSFRIFRLVGCALLAFGVRAFVCKYLSIFAPFLTLQLAYMGLYKYFPKGEKKIKTTVLTAALLLSGIPAEVINRSMDTYSKMGEVFTDLCVYFFTFIFCHELLDYWGSEVP from the exons ATGGAATCGGTCACCATCGCTACCGACAGCGGGGACCGGCCGGGGGCCCCGGCGGGCTCAGGCCTGTCGGCTTCCCAGCGTCGGGCCGAGCTGCGGCGGAGAAAGCTGCTCATGAACTCGGAACAGCGCATCAACCGAATCATGGGCTTTCACAGGCCGGGGAGCGGCGCCG aagaagaaagtcaaacaaaatcAAAGCAGCAGGACAGTGATAAACTGAACTCCCTCACCATTCCTTCAGTTTCAAAGCGAGTAGTGCTGGGTGATTCGGTCAGTACAGGAACAACTGACCAGCAGAGTGGTGTGGCCGAGGTAAAGGGGACTCAGCTGGGAGACAAATTGGACTCTTTCATTAAACCTCCTGAGTGCAGTATTGATGTAAGCCTTGAGCTCCGGCAGCGCAACAGAGGAGACCTGACAGCAGACACTGTCCAGAGGGGTTCTCGCCATGGCCTAGAACAGTACCTCTCCAGATTTGAAGAAGCAATGAAGCTAAGGAAACAGTTGATTAGTGAAAAACCCAACCAAGAGGATGGAAATACAACTGAAGAATTTGACTCTTTTCGAATATTTAGATTGGTGGGATGTGCTCttcttgcctttggagtcagagcttttgtttgcaaatatttg TCCATATTTGCTCCATTTCTTACTTTACAACTCGCATACATGGGACTATACAAATATTTTCCTaag GGTGAAAAGAAGATAAAGACAACAGTACTAACAGCTGCACTTCTATTATCTGGAATTCCTGCTGAAGTAATAAATCGATCAATGGATACTTACAGCAAAATGGGCGAAGTTTTCACAGATCTCTGTGTCTACTTTTTCACTTTTATCTTTTGTCATGAACTGCTTGATTATTGGGGCTCTGAAGTACCATGA